A part of Eubacterium sp. AB3007 genomic DNA contains:
- a CDS encoding AI-2E family transporter, whose amino-acid sequence MRKMIEEKYWKLGLTIFFAGAALIGFYLALVHLSSLQAAWDTIVGILRPFIIGFVMAYLLCPIYNTVTRRVYHRLDEVMDKKRAFRIAKIAGTVAALLTIFGVVAGLAVMLIPSLIDSIVTLVQVTPGRVSMLTVWINETLGNTFNEKIAGMISNTLNNSYENLFGVFTEHVLPGLDKYVGRVSEGVLLTVRTFLHVLIGIIVSVYLLNGKERFKAEATKIINAFFSRSKAKRIFDFGNFTNRTFGGFINGKIIDSAIIGVLCYVLMRIFGMPYPELCSTIVGVTNIIPFFGPFIGAIPTALIICVVSPIKALEYLLLILVLQQFDGNILGPKILGDSTGLASFWVMFAIIVFGGLFGFAGMILGVPLFAVFYYYMKQIVEKRLRRKELPEATEDYQEFNKYDIDRKDIL is encoded by the coding sequence ATGAGAAAAATGATCGAGGAGAAATACTGGAAGCTGGGTCTCACCATTTTTTTTGCGGGAGCGGCGCTGATCGGGTTCTACCTGGCCCTGGTACACCTCAGCAGTCTGCAGGCTGCCTGGGATACCATAGTGGGGATCTTGCGCCCCTTTATCATAGGCTTTGTAATGGCGTATCTGCTTTGTCCCATCTATAACACGGTGACCAGACGCGTTTACCATCGCCTGGACGAGGTCATGGACAAGAAACGCGCCTTCCGGATCGCCAAGATCGCAGGTACGGTGGCGGCGCTTTTGACCATCTTTGGGGTGGTGGCAGGGCTTGCAGTCATGCTCATCCCATCGCTGATCGACAGCATCGTCACGCTGGTGCAAGTGACGCCGGGGCGGGTTAGTATGCTGACAGTCTGGATCAACGAAACGCTGGGGAATACTTTCAACGAGAAGATCGCGGGTATGATCTCCAATACTCTGAACAATTCCTACGAGAACCTGTTTGGCGTGTTCACCGAGCATGTTCTGCCGGGGCTGGATAAGTATGTGGGCCGGGTCTCCGAGGGAGTTTTGCTCACAGTGCGGACCTTCTTGCACGTGTTGATCGGGATCATCGTCTCCGTCTATCTGCTGAACGGCAAGGAACGATTCAAGGCGGAGGCCACCAAGATCATCAACGCTTTCTTCTCCCGGTCTAAGGCCAAGCGGATCTTTGACTTCGGCAACTTCACCAACCGGACCTTCGGTGGTTTCATCAACGGCAAGATCATTGATTCTGCGATCATCGGTGTGCTGTGCTACGTGTTGATGCGGATCTTTGGGATGCCGTATCCGGAACTTTGTTCTACCATCGTGGGCGTGACCAACATCATCCCTTTCTTTGGACCGTTCATTGGAGCGATCCCCACAGCATTGATCATCTGCGTGGTGAGTCCCATCAAGGCGCTGGAGTACCTGCTCCTGATCCTGGTGCTGCAGCAGTTCGATGGGAATATTCTGGGGCCGAAGATCCTGGGAGACAGCACGGGGCTGGCCAGTTTCTGGGTCATGTTCGCCATCATCGTGTTCGGTGGCCTGTTCGGGTTTGCGGGCATGATCCTGGGTGTACCGCTGTTTGCTGTGTTCTATTACTACATGAAACAAATCGTAGAGAAACGGCTGCGCCGGAAGGAGTTGCCGGAGGCTACGGAGGATTATCAGGAATTCAACAAGTATGATATAGACAGAAAGGACATTCTATGA
- a CDS encoding 3-keto-5-aminohexanoate cleavage protein, with protein sequence MEKLIISACICGAEVTKEQNPNVPYTVEEVVREAKSAADAGAALIHLHVREDDGTPTQSKERFQECVDAIREVCPDVIIQPSTGGAVGMTDLERLESTEITPTPEMATLDCGTCNFGGDEIFVNTDNTIINFAKILKERGIKPELEVFDKGMIDLALKTADRKGLLVHPLHWDFVLGVQMSATVRDLAFMVDSIPAGSTWTATGIGKNCWNIVAGTIALGGHVRVGFEDNLYLEKGVLAKSNGEMVEKAVKIAKLMGREIATPAEAREILGLAPLK encoded by the coding sequence ATGGAAAAGTTGATCATCAGTGCCTGCATTTGCGGTGCAGAAGTAACCAAGGAGCAGAACCCGAACGTACCTTATACCGTAGAAGAAGTCGTCAGAGAGGCGAAGTCTGCAGCCGATGCAGGAGCAGCATTGATCCATCTGCATGTCAGAGAAGATGACGGAACACCGACACAGAGCAAGGAGAGATTCCAGGAGTGCGTTGACGCCATCAGAGAGGTGTGCCCGGATGTCATCATTCAGCCGTCCACCGGTGGTGCCGTTGGCATGACCGACCTGGAGAGACTGGAGTCCACAGAGATCACTCCGACCCCGGAGATGGCTACTCTGGACTGTGGAACCTGCAACTTCGGTGGAGACGAGATCTTTGTCAACACTGACAACACCATCATCAACTTTGCGAAGATCCTGAAGGAAAGAGGCATCAAGCCTGAACTGGAAGTTTTCGACAAGGGCATGATCGACCTGGCGCTGAAGACAGCTGACAGAAAGGGCCTGCTGGTCCACCCGCTGCACTGGGACTTCGTTCTGGGCGTACAGATGAGCGCTACCGTTCGTGACCTGGCATTCATGGTCGACTCCATCCCGGCTGGTTCCACTTGGACCGCTACCGGTATCGGAAAGAACTGCTGGAACATCGTAGCCGGCACCATCGCTCTGGGCGGACACGTCAGAGTTGGTTTTGAGGATAACCTGTACCTGGAGAAGGGCGTCCTGGCCAAGAGCAACGGCGAGATGGTCGAGAAGGCTGTCAAGATCGCTAAGCTGATGGGCAGAGAGATCGCAACTCCGGCTGAGGCAAGAGAGATCCTGGGCCTGGCTCCTCTGAAATAG
- a CDS encoding PHP domain-containing protein, producing the protein MGINLDNYRMTFDYHTHTIFSHGTIRPHGKGTMEQNVQAAIACGLSELAISDHGPGHMFYGIRRDDIPVMRRQLTELQKKYPEIKLYLSVEANIVNNGKNNLDVSLREADQFDFLIAGYHFGTRQSHMTGNWMAAHGAAGKGTRSRLYDANTEMNVKAVLENDLKILTHPGDKGDLDMAEVAKACARKGTWMEISTWHTHLTVEEIRICMREDVSFVISSDAHTPDRVGSFRGGLERAAEAGLDLDRIVNIRQI; encoded by the coding sequence TTGGGGATTAACTTGGACAATTACAGGATGACATTCGACTATCACACGCATACGATCTTCTCCCACGGGACCATCCGACCCCACGGGAAGGGGACGATGGAACAGAACGTGCAGGCGGCCATCGCCTGCGGATTATCGGAGCTGGCGATCTCGGACCACGGACCGGGCCATATGTTCTACGGCATCCGACGGGATGACATCCCGGTGATGCGGCGGCAGCTGACAGAACTCCAGAAGAAATATCCCGAAATCAAACTATACCTCAGCGTGGAAGCCAACATCGTGAACAACGGGAAAAACAACCTGGATGTGAGTCTGCGAGAGGCGGATCAGTTCGATTTCCTCATCGCGGGGTATCACTTCGGCACCAGGCAGAGCCACATGACCGGCAACTGGATGGCGGCCCATGGGGCAGCCGGGAAGGGTACCCGCAGCCGGCTCTACGATGCTAACACGGAGATGAACGTCAAGGCGGTGCTGGAGAACGATCTGAAGATCCTCACCCATCCCGGGGACAAGGGGGATCTGGACATGGCGGAGGTGGCCAAAGCCTGCGCCCGGAAGGGAACATGGATGGAGATCAGCACCTGGCACACTCACTTGACGGTGGAGGAGATCAGAATCTGCATGCGCGAGGATGTCAGCTTTGTGATCAGCAGCGACGCCCACACGCCGGACAGAGTCGGCAGCTTTCGGGGAGGACTGGAGCGGGCCGCAGAGGCAGGCCTGGATCTGGATCGTATCGTCAACATTCGCCAGATATAG
- the murB gene encoding UDP-N-acetylmuramate dehydrogenase, translated as MKRLKDVDMSKYTTFRAGGRAAELVLIDNEEELVQVTRVVRQSGREFMMMGNGSNLLFTDGGYQGIVLKLQGDFCTMRVENDRLIVGSGVLMSQVASRALAEGLTGFEFASGIPGSIGGALFMNAGAYGGEMKDIVVSARVMRKDLTIAEIPAEEMELGYRHSNFQEDDGVVLSVTLQLAKGDPETIAAHMKELAGKRNAKQPVQYPSAGSFFKRPEGFFAGKLIQDAGLKGVSVGGAQVSPLHSGFVINTGGATATDIITLMHLVQETVYDRFQVRLEPEVRIIGD; from the coding sequence ATGAAGAGACTGAAAGATGTCGATATGAGTAAGTATACCACCTTCCGGGCAGGGGGGCGTGCGGCTGAGCTGGTCCTCATCGATAACGAGGAGGAGTTGGTTCAGGTCACCCGTGTGGTGCGCCAGTCTGGCAGGGAATTCATGATGATGGGCAATGGGTCTAACCTGCTGTTCACCGATGGAGGGTATCAGGGGATCGTGCTGAAACTCCAAGGAGATTTCTGTACCATGCGTGTGGAGAACGATCGCCTCATCGTCGGAAGTGGAGTGCTGATGTCCCAGGTGGCTAGCCGGGCACTGGCAGAGGGCCTGACCGGGTTTGAGTTTGCCAGCGGGATCCCCGGGAGCATCGGGGGCGCGCTGTTCATGAATGCGGGAGCATACGGCGGTGAGATGAAAGATATCGTGGTCAGCGCCAGGGTGATGCGTAAGGATCTGACCATTGCAGAGATCCCTGCTGAGGAGATGGAGCTGGGCTATCGGCACAGCAACTTCCAGGAGGACGATGGCGTCGTGCTTTCGGTGACGCTGCAGCTTGCGAAGGGGGATCCGGAGACCATCGCTGCGCACATGAAGGAGTTGGCAGGAAAGCGAAACGCCAAGCAACCTGTACAGTATCCCAGCGCCGGGAGCTTTTTCAAGCGGCCGGAAGGGTTCTTTGCCGGGAAACTGATTCAGGATGCGGGATTGAAGGGGGTCTCTGTAGGCGGAGCCCAGGTGTCGCCGCTTCACTCGGGCTTTGTGATCAACACCGGCGGGGCTACCGCGACGGACATTATCACGCTGATGCACCTGGTGCAGGAGACCGTGTACGACAGATTTCAGGTAAGATTGGAACCGGAGGTCAGGATTATTGGGGATTAA
- a CDS encoding RND family transporter, protein MKFGERVVKYRHLILIVAIILLVPSLLGYLGTRTNYDMLSYLPKDMESVKGQDLLMKEFNKGGFTIVVTENMEKEDVDALATKYKKIDHVESVIDLDKVINPLIPRSMYPKEVRENFDNEDASMIVVFFNTSISDDDSMDAVAEIRRISGKQCFASGMTACVEDLKNLCEEEEAKYVAIAVILSLIAMMLLLDSYFAPIIFLASIGMAILYNMGSNIIMGEVSYITKAIAAVLQLGVTMDYSIFLWHSYMEKRDQGMEEKQAMSEAVNATLVSVTGSSITTVAGFLALCFMTFTMGMDLGIVMAKGVVFGVIASVTILPSMILLFNKVLMKTRHRSLIPDCSGIARRLTSHYKGYIVIFLILVVPAVYGYTKDNVIYDFSRILGKDLTVEQAPFLEANHKLEDDFGIASTHMIIADKDIPPEDGRAMSKDIEKVNGVENVLGIDAFLGPAVPREFLPSQLHDALIGKEHQLILVNSEYKVSSDPCNDQIDEITGIVQKYDKTAKVIGEGPAMKDLITLTARDFRIVNFISIGAVFLIILFVLRSISLPFILVASIEFAIYMNLGISGYTGTELAFLVPVCVSTIQLGSTVDYAILMSTRYKTERMAGKARREAVEIASATSIPSILVSAVGFFTATFGVGLYSDIGIISAMCTLMARGAVISMATVILVLPSLLMAFDGIVLKTTSGLRQIQQGGR, encoded by the coding sequence ATGAAATTCGGCGAGAGGGTAGTTAAGTACAGACATCTCATCCTCATCGTGGCGATCATCCTGCTGGTCCCTTCGCTCCTGGGGTACCTGGGCACCAGAACCAATTACGATATGCTCAGTTACCTGCCGAAGGACATGGAGAGCGTCAAGGGACAGGATCTGCTGATGAAGGAGTTCAATAAGGGCGGATTTACCATCGTCGTGACAGAGAACATGGAGAAGGAGGACGTGGACGCGCTGGCCACCAAATACAAGAAGATCGACCACGTGGAGAGCGTCATCGATCTGGACAAGGTGATCAATCCCCTGATCCCCCGGTCCATGTATCCCAAGGAAGTGCGGGAGAACTTCGACAACGAGGATGCCTCCATGATCGTGGTTTTCTTCAATACATCCATATCAGATGATGACTCCATGGACGCGGTGGCGGAGATCCGGAGGATCAGTGGCAAGCAGTGCTTTGCCTCCGGCATGACCGCCTGCGTGGAGGATCTGAAGAACCTCTGCGAAGAGGAAGAGGCCAAGTACGTGGCCATCGCGGTGATCCTGTCGCTGATCGCAATGATGCTGTTGCTGGACTCCTATTTCGCGCCGATCATATTCCTGGCCAGCATCGGCATGGCCATCCTATACAACATGGGGTCCAACATCATCATGGGAGAGGTCTCCTACATCACCAAGGCCATCGCCGCTGTATTGCAGCTGGGGGTGACCATGGACTACTCCATCTTCTTGTGGCACAGTTACATGGAGAAGAGGGATCAGGGCATGGAAGAGAAGCAGGCCATGAGCGAGGCCGTGAACGCCACACTGGTGTCTGTCACCGGAAGTTCCATCACTACAGTTGCCGGCTTCCTGGCATTGTGCTTCATGACCTTTACCATGGGCATGGATCTGGGGATCGTCATGGCCAAGGGTGTGGTGTTTGGAGTCATCGCCAGTGTTACTATATTGCCATCGATGATCCTTCTCTTCAACAAGGTTCTGATGAAGACGCGTCACAGATCTCTGATCCCCGACTGCAGTGGGATCGCGAGGCGGCTTACCTCCCATTACAAGGGATATATTGTTATTTTTCTGATCCTGGTGGTGCCTGCGGTGTATGGCTACACCAAGGACAACGTGATCTATGACTTTTCCAGGATCCTGGGCAAGGATCTCACCGTGGAGCAGGCTCCCTTCCTGGAAGCCAACCACAAGCTGGAGGATGATTTCGGCATCGCCTCCACCCATATGATCATCGCCGACAAGGACATCCCGCCGGAGGATGGCCGGGCCATGTCCAAGGACATCGAGAAGGTGAATGGTGTGGAGAACGTGCTGGGGATCGACGCATTCCTGGGACCTGCGGTACCCAGAGAGTTCCTTCCATCTCAGCTCCACGACGCGCTGATCGGGAAGGAGCACCAGCTGATCCTGGTGAACTCGGAATACAAGGTATCTTCTGATCCCTGTAATGACCAGATCGATGAGATCACAGGCATCGTTCAGAAGTATGACAAGACCGCGAAGGTCATCGGGGAAGGACCTGCCATGAAGGACCTGATTACGCTGACGGCCAGAGACTTCAGGATTGTCAACTTCATCTCTATCGGTGCAGTGTTCCTGATTATACTGTTCGTGCTCCGGTCCATTTCCCTGCCGTTCATCCTGGTGGCCTCCATCGAGTTCGCCATCTACATGAACCTGGGGATCTCGGGCTACACAGGCACGGAACTGGCATTCCTGGTGCCGGTCTGCGTCAGCACCATACAGCTGGGGTCCACGGTGGACTATGCGATCCTCATGTCCACCAGGTATAAGACAGAAAGAATGGCCGGAAAGGCGCGACGAGAGGCGGTGGAGATCGCCTCGGCCACCTCGATCCCTTCGATCCTGGTGAGCGCCGTCGGTTTCTTCACGGCGACCTTTGGGGTCGGCCTCTATTCAGATATCGGTATCATCAGCGCCATGTGCACCCTGATGGCCCGAGGCGCGGTGATCAGCATGGCCACCGTCATCCTGGTCCTGCCGTCCCTGTTGATGGCCTTTGATGGGATCGTTCTGAAGACAACGAGCGGATTACGACAGATTCAGCAAGGAGGAAGGTAA
- the rapZ gene encoding RNase adapter RapZ yields the protein MESKIKVVIVTGLSGSGKTVAADWFEDHGYYCIDNMPPALIKNFLELSSFKSAGLDKAAFVMDIRSEDFFNGLNESLEYLKSREDVEWDILFVEASDASLIKRFNETRRNHPLSHGRTGQEVIEMERNMLADLRARADHVLDTTNLNIPGFGLELSQIYEPASAGGHPFSINIISFGYKYGVPEETDMVFDARFIPNPYYVKSLRHLTGNNKKVQKYVLKFDITRQFCDKLLDMIRTIAPYYAQEGKNHLNIAFGCTGGQHRSVTLANEMGRIFSEQGFRVTVDHREL from the coding sequence ATGGAATCGAAGATAAAGGTCGTCATCGTCACCGGGCTGTCGGGTTCCGGCAAGACCGTGGCCGCAGACTGGTTCGAGGATCACGGATATTACTGTATCGACAATATGCCGCCGGCGCTCATCAAGAACTTTCTGGAACTGAGTTCCTTCAAGTCGGCGGGCCTTGACAAAGCCGCGTTTGTGATGGATATCCGCAGTGAAGATTTCTTCAACGGCCTGAACGAGAGCCTGGAATACCTGAAGAGCCGGGAGGATGTGGAATGGGATATCCTGTTTGTAGAAGCCTCGGATGCCAGCCTGATCAAGCGCTTCAATGAGACCCGGCGCAACCACCCTCTGAGCCATGGGCGGACCGGCCAGGAAGTCATCGAGATGGAACGGAACATGCTGGCAGACCTGCGTGCCCGGGCGGACCATGTGCTGGATACCACCAATCTGAATATCCCGGGCTTTGGTCTGGAACTTTCCCAGATCTACGAGCCGGCAAGTGCCGGCGGCCACCCCTTCTCCATCAACATCATTTCCTTTGGATATAAGTACGGGGTCCCGGAGGAGACGGACATGGTGTTCGACGCCAGATTCATTCCCAATCCCTATTATGTCAAGTCCCTTCGGCATCTTACGGGAAACAATAAGAAGGTCCAGAAGTATGTGCTGAAGTTCGACATCACACGCCAGTTCTGCGACAAGCTTCTGGACATGATCCGCACCATAGCGCCTTACTATGCCCAAGAGGGAAAGAACCACCTGAACATCGCCTTTGGCTGCACCGGCGGACAGCACCGCTCTGTGACGCTGGCCAACGAGATGGGCAGGATCTTCTCTGAACAGGGCTTCCGGGTGACGGTGGACCACAGGGAACTATAA
- a CDS encoding IS110 family transposase — MNYVGIDIAKLNHFASVVSDDGEVLVKPFEFTNDNDGFYLLLSKLNVFDTDSLIIGLESTAHYGNNLLFFLVSRGFKVCLINPIQSAAMRRNNIRKTNTSSSLDFIRKPVMPS; from the coding sequence ATGAATTACGTTGGCATTGACATTGCCAAACTCAACCACTTCGCGTCGGTCGTTTCGGACGACGGTGAGGTGCTCGTTAAGCCGTTTGAATTCACGAACGACAATGATGGCTTCTATCTGCTGCTTTCAAAGCTCAATGTCTTTGATACCGACAGCCTCATCATTGGTCTTGAGTCTACGGCACACTACGGCAACAACCTGTTGTTCTTCCTTGTCTCAAGAGGCTTCAAGGTTTGCCTGATCAATCCGATCCAGTCGGCCGCCATGCGGAGAAACAACATCCGCAAGACCAATACTTCTTCAAGTCTGGACTTCATCAGAAAACCTGTTATGCCATCCTGA
- a CDS encoding TetR/AcrR family transcriptional regulator yields MGRNEEKKLQKRTALMNSAYELFTTTGFHKTPVLAITLKAGVSKGSFYNYFEDKEAIRDALIIQKSGELLDEGLNALSDSGQAISPIDKFIFLINYVLDRLAEDLSLLRFISKNLSWGLFSNAEKYQKDATNETIDFRAFITRMLEEDGILPTKKIELAIFTILELINSTCYNVILYGEPASLSEYKPYLFRCVRQIFTSSLEPEGTLA; encoded by the coding sequence ATGGGCAGAAACGAAGAAAAAAAACTTCAAAAACGAACGGCCCTGATGAACAGCGCCTATGAGCTCTTCACCACGACCGGGTTTCACAAGACCCCTGTGCTTGCCATCACCCTGAAGGCCGGCGTCAGCAAGGGTTCCTTCTATAACTATTTTGAAGACAAGGAAGCGATCCGAGACGCGCTGATCATACAGAAATCCGGAGAACTGCTGGATGAGGGGCTGAATGCCCTCTCCGACTCCGGGCAGGCTATCTCTCCGATCGACAAGTTCATCTTCCTGATCAACTATGTGCTGGATCGTCTGGCGGAGGATCTGTCTCTCCTGCGGTTCATCTCCAAGAACCTTTCCTGGGGACTCTTTTCCAATGCAGAGAAATATCAGAAAGATGCCACCAATGAGACCATCGACTTCCGCGCCTTCATCACCCGTATGCTGGAGGAAGACGGTATCCTTCCCACGAAAAAAATCGAGTTGGCGATATTCACGATCCTGGAACTCATCAACTCGACCTGTTATAATGTGATCCTCTACGGGGAACCTGCCTCTCTCAGCGAGTACAAGCCCTATCTCTTCCGCTGTGTGCGTCAGATCTTCACCAGCAGCCTGGAACCGGAAGGCACGCTCGCATAG
- the whiA gene encoding DNA-binding protein WhiA — MSFSTDTKNELARVIPEKDCCKLAEIAGFLRVTAGFLIAGGGRVRLTMTTDNPAVARHFKGLIRDYFDVDTELDIEKAPAPRKGYSYILTVTDLDDSDSILRETGMLMVKQKMNYISDGIYRDIIRTKCCRKAYMRGIFLGAGTISDPQKGYHLEFVLKSNTLAKDLRHLINTFDDLSVKITRRGDKYIVYMKNFQYIRDTLAIMKAYTKVLELEDVAISKEMRNQATRMTNCDNANMDRTLDASERQRLAIRRIREMDAMGKLTPKLRDLAELRESNPDASLTALGEMMDPPLKKSGVNNRMKRIIEFADKL; from the coding sequence ATGTCATTTTCCACAGATACCAAGAACGAACTGGCCCGGGTGATCCCGGAGAAGGACTGCTGCAAGCTGGCGGAGATCGCCGGGTTTCTTCGAGTGACCGCGGGATTTCTCATTGCGGGCGGCGGCCGGGTGCGGCTGACCATGACCACAGATAATCCGGCGGTAGCCAGGCATTTCAAGGGGCTGATCCGGGATTATTTTGATGTGGATACGGAACTGGATATCGAGAAGGCGCCGGCGCCGCGGAAGGGCTATTCCTACATCCTCACGGTCACCGATCTGGATGATTCTGATTCCATCCTGCGGGAGACCGGGATGCTCATGGTGAAGCAGAAGATGAACTACATCAGCGACGGTATCTATCGGGACATCATTCGTACCAAGTGCTGCCGCAAGGCGTATATGCGCGGCATCTTTCTGGGGGCGGGGACGATCAGCGACCCACAGAAGGGCTATCACCTGGAGTTCGTCCTGAAGAGTAACACGCTGGCAAAGGATCTGCGCCATCTGATCAACACCTTCGATGACCTCTCCGTCAAGATCACCAGGCGAGGGGACAAGTACATCGTGTACATGAAGAACTTCCAGTACATCCGAGACACCCTGGCCATCATGAAGGCCTACACCAAGGTGCTGGAGCTGGAGGATGTGGCCATCTCCAAGGAAATGCGCAACCAGGCTACCCGCATGACCAACTGCGACAACGCCAACATGGACCGCACGCTGGATGCTTCTGAGAGGCAGCGCCTGGCCATACGAAGGATCCGGGAGATGGATGCCATGGGGAAGCTGACGCCCAAGCTGCGGGATCTGGCCGAACTTAGGGAGAGCAATCCAGACGCCAGCCTGACGGCACTGGGAGAGATGATGGATCCCCCACTAAAAAAATCCGGTGTCAACAACCGGATGAAGAGGATCATAGAGTTTGCGGATAAGCTTTAG
- a CDS encoding transposase, with protein sequence MHLTHLKSLLVSTSHGRFKKEMALELRVLAQKSVGISDHALSIQIVQSIEQIELLDRQIQDVDAEMKDIVDTLDSVIMTIPGIGYINGGIILGEIGDIHRFSRPGKLLAYAGLDPVVYQSGKFRATKTRMSKRGSPPCAMLSSMPLTMS encoded by the coding sequence ATGCATTTGACTCATCTGAAGTCCCTTCTTGTCTCCACCTCCCACGGTCGCTTCAAGAAGGAAATGGCCTTAGAGTTAAGAGTTCTCGCACAGAAGTCAGTCGGCATCAGCGACCATGCCCTGTCCATCCAGATCGTTCAGTCTATTGAACAGATCGAACTGCTGGACAGACAGATCCAGGATGTGGACGCCGAGATGAAGGATATCGTTGATACCCTCGATTCCGTGATCATGACGATCCCTGGTATCGGATACATCAACGGTGGAATCATTCTCGGAGAGATCGGCGATATCCATCGTTTCTCACGTCCGGGTAAACTGCTTGCTTACGCTGGCCTTGATCCAGTGGTCTATCAGTCTGGTAAATTCAGAGCTACCAAGACAAGAATGTCCAAACGCGGATCCCCGCCCTGCGCTATGCTCTCATCAATGCCGCTCACAATGTCGTGA